A single region of the Calditrichota bacterium genome encodes:
- a CDS encoding DNA protection protein DPS (play a key role in DNA protection against oxidative stress by oxidizing Fe(II) to Fe(III); induced by iron depletion and hydrogen peroxide), with translation MAKVAREMVEKSGIDVDQLVQLLIKNAAAELTTYYYYTILRANLVGLEGEGLKLIAETARIEDRNHFEALFPRIYELGGELPGDMKAFHDLSACSVPHLPKDPTDVKAILKVLVEAERCAVRGYTHICNMTFGKDHRTYDLALAILNEEIEHESWFSEFLGEGPSGHFLREGETSPWVSKFLK, from the coding sequence ATGGCAAAAGTTGCACGTGAAATGGTCGAAAAATCGGGGATCGATGTGGATCAATTGGTTCAATTGCTCATTAAAAATGCAGCAGCTGAGCTGACCACCTATTACTACTACACAATTCTGCGCGCCAATCTGGTTGGACTTGAAGGTGAAGGATTGAAACTAATCGCAGAAACGGCGCGGATTGAGGACCGCAACCACTTTGAAGCGCTCTTTCCACGAATTTACGAGTTGGGCGGAGAACTGCCGGGTGATATGAAGGCCTTTCATGATTTGTCGGCCTGTTCGGTTCCGCATCTGCCCAAAGATCCAACGGATGTCAAAGCTATTCTGAAGGTTCTGGTCGAGGCGGAACGTTGTGCCGTTCGCGGGTACACGCACATCTGCAACATGACCTTTGGAAAGGATCACCGGACCTACGACCTGGCCCTGGCAATTTTAAATGAAGAAATTGAACACGAATCGTGGTTTTCGGAATTCCTGGGAGAGGGTCCTTCGGGTCATTTCCTGAGAGAGGGCGAGACCTCCCCATGGGTATCTAAATTTCTTAAATAA